Proteins encoded in a region of the Nocardia asteroides genome:
- the nirD gene encoding nitrite reductase small subunit NirD produces MTVIDTPGIAAATTTGWTQACRLDYLIPGRGVAVLLKGGRQAALFLLENGMLYAVGNIDPIGRAAVMSRGIVGDRGGVPVVASPLLKQAFSLVDGRCLDDESAMLPVYAVRVDDGIVSISNEPVSTALASSDG; encoded by the coding sequence ATGACCGTGATCGATACCCCCGGCATCGCCGCAGCTACCACCACAGGGTGGACGCAGGCATGCCGTCTCGACTACCTGATTCCCGGCCGCGGCGTTGCGGTGTTGCTGAAAGGCGGCCGTCAGGCCGCCCTGTTCCTGCTGGAGAACGGCATGCTGTATGCCGTCGGCAATATCGATCCGATCGGCCGGGCGGCGGTTATGTCGCGCGGGATCGTCGGCGATCGCGGCGGGGTGCCCGTCGTGGCCTCGCCGCTGCTGAAGCAAGCTTTCTCCCTGGTCGACGGGCGTTGCCTGGACGACGAATCGGCGATGCTGCCGGTGTACGCGGTGCGCGTGGACGACGGCATCGTTTCGATTTCCAACGAGCCGGTGTCCACCGCGCTCGCGTCCTCGGATGGATGA
- a CDS encoding uroporphyrinogen-III synthase, protein MTTVDAGESLAGFTVGITAARRAEEFATLLERRGATIVSAPAIRIIPLSDDNELERVTRQLVADPPQITVATTGIGFRGWMEAAEGWGLAEDLRATLGTTRMLARGPKAKGAIRAAELREEWSPASESSAEVLDHLLGEGVEGVRIAVQLHGATTEWEPVPDFCEVLRCAGADVVPVPVYRWVPPEDQGPMDNLIEAIVTSGMDCVTFTSAPAVASMLMRAKETGLLEGLLYALRGRVLPACVGPITAAPLEELGVPTSMPGRARLGALARHVAEELPRRANRIHAAGHIISVRGACVVVDGQVRQLAPAPMALMRSLARQPGRVVSREDLLAALPGGGDDTHAVETAIARLRAGLGTPKAIQTVVKRGYRLALDPAECTDNNPRPTATGGPQVPGVGIPTRAPRYIQAAGSW, encoded by the coding sequence ATGACAACAGTTGACGCGGGCGAAAGCCTGGCCGGATTCACGGTGGGTATCACGGCGGCCAGACGGGCGGAGGAGTTCGCCACGCTGCTGGAACGGCGCGGCGCGACCATCGTCTCGGCGCCGGCCATCCGGATCATCCCCCTGTCCGACGACAACGAGCTGGAGCGGGTGACCAGGCAGCTGGTCGCCGATCCGCCGCAGATCACCGTGGCCACCACGGGAATCGGCTTCCGCGGGTGGATGGAGGCTGCCGAAGGCTGGGGCCTGGCCGAGGACTTGCGCGCGACGCTCGGGACCACCCGGATGCTCGCCCGCGGCCCGAAGGCCAAGGGCGCCATCCGCGCCGCGGAACTGCGCGAGGAATGGTCGCCCGCCTCCGAGTCCTCCGCCGAGGTGCTCGATCACCTGCTCGGTGAGGGCGTGGAGGGCGTCCGGATCGCGGTGCAGCTGCACGGCGCCACCACCGAGTGGGAGCCGGTGCCCGACTTCTGCGAGGTCCTGCGCTGCGCGGGCGCCGACGTCGTGCCGGTGCCGGTGTACCGCTGGGTGCCGCCGGAGGACCAGGGGCCGATGGACAACCTCATCGAGGCCATCGTCACCTCCGGCATGGACTGCGTCACCTTCACCAGCGCGCCCGCCGTGGCGTCGATGCTGATGCGCGCCAAGGAAACCGGGCTGCTGGAAGGGTTGCTGTACGCGCTGCGCGGCCGGGTGTTGCCCGCCTGCGTCGGCCCGATCACGGCGGCGCCGCTCGAGGAGCTCGGGGTGCCCACCTCGATGCCGGGCCGGGCCCGGCTGGGTGCGCTGGCCCGCCACGTCGCCGAGGAACTGCCCCGGCGCGCCAACCGGATTCACGCCGCGGGACACATCATCAGCGTGCGTGGCGCGTGCGTGGTGGTGGACGGTCAGGTGCGTCAGCTGGCGCCCGCCCCGATGGCCCTGATGCGCTCGCTGGCCCGCCAGCCCGGCCGGGTCGTCTCGCGTGAGGACTTGCTCGCCGCGCTGCCCGGCGGCGGGGATGACACGCACGCGGTGGAGACCGCCATCGCCCGTCTGCGCGCCGGACTCGGCACGCCGAAAGCGATTCAGACCGTGGTCAAACGTGGGTACCGGCTCGCGCTGGACCCGGCGGAATGTACCGACAACAACCCCAGGCCCACCGCGACAGGAGGACCGCAGGTGCCCGGCGTCGGAATTCCGACCCGGGCACCTCGGTACATCCAGGCTGCGGGGAGCTGGTGA
- a CDS encoding sirohydrochlorin chelatase, with amino-acid sequence MTAPALVLVAHGTRSTKGVQMIAALAEAVTKELGESPWVRTAFVDVLGPSPSEVLRDLVTPTGETVPAVVVPAFLASGYHVYQDVPREVADSAHPAVAVTPAMGPDPALARIMAMRLRAAGWTPGDAVVFAAAGSSDARARQDVRRAAALLAERLGSAVRIGYVATGAPRVPDVVAELRAAGERRVFVASYLLAHGLFQQRLREAGADGVAEPIGVHPAVVRLIADRYRVAAGEMVRARAH; translated from the coding sequence GTGACCGCTCCCGCCCTGGTGCTGGTGGCCCACGGGACCCGCAGCACCAAGGGCGTGCAGATGATCGCGGCGCTCGCCGAAGCCGTGACGAAGGAACTCGGGGAGAGCCCGTGGGTGCGCACGGCATTCGTCGACGTGCTCGGTCCTTCGCCGTCGGAAGTGCTGCGCGATCTGGTGACGCCGACCGGGGAAACCGTTCCCGCCGTGGTGGTTCCGGCGTTCCTGGCCTCGGGTTATCACGTCTACCAGGATGTGCCGCGCGAGGTGGCCGACAGCGCCCATCCCGCCGTGGCGGTCACGCCCGCCATGGGGCCGGATCCGGCGCTGGCGCGGATCATGGCGATGCGGCTGCGCGCGGCGGGCTGGACGCCCGGTGACGCGGTGGTCTTCGCCGCCGCGGGCTCTTCGGACGCTCGTGCCCGCCAGGATGTCCGGCGCGCGGCCGCACTGCTGGCCGAGCGCCTCGGTTCCGCGGTACGCATCGGCTACGTCGCGACCGGTGCGCCGCGCGTGCCGGACGTGGTCGCCGAACTGCGCGCGGCGGGGGAGCGCCGGGTCTTCGTCGCCTCCTACCTGCTCGCACACGGCTTGTTCCAGCAGCGCCTGCGCGAGGCGGGCGCCGACGGCGTCGCCGAGCCCATCGGCGTGCACCCGGCGGTGGTCCGGTTGATCGCCGACCGCTACCGGGTCGCCGCGGGCGAGATGGTCCGGGCGCGGGCGCACTGA
- a CDS encoding NAD(P)H-binding protein, which yields MAEILVTGGTGALGRLVVARLREADHEVRVLSRRSGAGTHIGDLRSGAGVAEAVAGTEVVVHAASDSRRMGRPDIAQTENLLRAARGVRHLLYVSIVGIDDIPFRYYRNKVACERAIIDSGVPHTILRATQFHELLGAVLQTVEGWPVAPLPSSFRFQPVAAADVAGRIAELAESGPLGRAPDFGGPEVLTMAQLAQVWRDARRRPRRIVALPVPGRVGRAFRAGVNTCPDHPDGEQPWAEFVASNPTNAYTAE from the coding sequence ATGGCCGAAATTCTCGTCACCGGCGGAACCGGTGCGCTCGGCAGGCTCGTGGTCGCTCGGTTGCGTGAAGCGGACCACGAGGTGCGGGTGCTTTCACGTCGCTCGGGCGCGGGCACACACATCGGGGATCTGCGCAGCGGCGCGGGCGTGGCGGAGGCTGTGGCCGGAACCGAGGTGGTCGTGCACGCGGCCTCCGATTCCCGTCGCATGGGCCGACCGGATATAGCGCAGACCGAGAATCTGCTCCGGGCCGCACGCGGGGTCCGGCACCTGCTCTACGTGTCGATCGTCGGGATCGACGATATTCCGTTCCGGTATTACCGCAACAAGGTGGCCTGCGAACGAGCGATTATCGACAGCGGTGTGCCGCACACGATCCTGCGGGCGACCCAGTTCCACGAGTTGCTCGGGGCCGTCTTGCAGACCGTCGAAGGGTGGCCCGTGGCGCCGTTGCCATCGAGCTTCCGTTTCCAACCGGTCGCTGCCGCTGACGTGGCGGGGCGGATCGCCGAGTTGGCCGAGAGCGGTCCGCTCGGTCGTGCTCCCGACTTCGGGGGTCCGGAGGTGCTGACGATGGCGCAGTTGGCGCAGGTGTGGCGGGACGCCCGGCGGCGTCCGCGCCGGATCGTCGCGCTGCCGGTGCCCGGACGGGTCGGGCGCGCTTTCCGGGCGGGGGTGAACACCTGTCCGGATCATCCCGATGGCGAGCAGCCCTGGGCGGAATTCGTCGCTTCGAATCCCACGAACGCCTACACCGCCGAGTAG
- a CDS encoding toll/interleukin-1 receptor domain-containing protein codes for MTRSDTGYGAFLSYSGDRDRALLPSVQNAIEKLPRPWYRFPRMRVFLDYSGVSIGPELWGKIVAGLSRSEWLVVIASPEAARSAWVDREIEWWLANRSPETILLVLSAGSLEWDEQAGDWDRARSTALPPRLFGAYAAEPVYKTIKWREGADGVPYPDIDAIAVSIASVVRGVSEADVKSEGYQQTKHNLRWAQAAIVTLAMMLVSALVAGFVAWVQSNRAEEQAGIATARLMASVADTGLTTDVRAALLLAVAAYRLDPSPRHHAALLRANLASPGVARYVAAPADVAVLRSSADGRTVVAGLADGQVVTWAPGDPATTPVAGLPGRIRSVAVAADGRTVIATDGVSTTLWRGDFGRRDFGAPNQRSADVVAISESGKFGAVHRSHTDAAGSFEGAVDVIDALSGEVVSSHPTGREMRSMVFPDDTTLRLLDTGGHVREISLRDGAVADISPLDADYVCGVGQKVGELSADGSSFTCGVMPGLPVPVFRLRATPDAPRPEDGYAGVAMPSRWSPAVLSRTGRTAAVPSDGRGFYVADVTAGIKPPEPPPLITGAAVDFDRALLRFLGTSETRLVSASGPLITLWDLEQRDRLAKSIAVPIVKGCNSCEPSLSLSPDGRTAVIEGQHKNPDTAVLNSDVVIIQQLGPDSSQQHLIPGLSATPAWRPDGTVLALAANPVSGAERRVPARKPEVSTPFEVAVLSSPPPYLRVRAAGVSPSSPTAVSMDSSGRVYVHNLATGGIETESLLAGGAVDSDEAQEAVIDATGEWLAVRDADHISVYDSSERQSAHDLEGKDVQAMLFAGPHLLIRRQDSIEIWDRTGSIRERTIPFRGTRGATSQLSAAADAAVVVATDQAGYSMLFAADGTNLGEIEPDSVWHVQSAVALSPDGRRLVTVSPGPEFSGGADGTLIERDISPEGLIRTACAHAATDLTDAEWDALIGIARPAEARCP; via the coding sequence ATGACGCGTTCGGACACCGGGTACGGGGCCTTCCTGTCCTACAGCGGTGACCGAGACCGGGCCTTGCTTCCCTCGGTACAGAACGCGATCGAGAAGCTGCCGCGACCGTGGTACCGCTTTCCGCGGATGCGTGTGTTCCTCGACTACAGCGGCGTCTCGATCGGTCCCGAACTGTGGGGCAAGATCGTCGCCGGTCTGTCGCGTTCGGAGTGGCTCGTCGTGATCGCGTCCCCCGAGGCTGCCCGGTCGGCGTGGGTCGACCGGGAGATCGAGTGGTGGCTGGCGAATCGATCTCCCGAGACGATCCTGCTGGTTCTCAGCGCCGGTTCTCTGGAGTGGGACGAGCAAGCAGGCGACTGGGACCGCGCCCGCTCGACCGCGCTGCCGCCGCGTCTGTTCGGGGCCTACGCCGCAGAGCCGGTATACAAGACGATCAAGTGGCGCGAGGGCGCGGACGGAGTCCCGTACCCGGACATCGACGCCATCGCGGTGAGCATTGCCTCGGTGGTCCGCGGCGTCTCCGAGGCGGACGTCAAGTCCGAGGGCTACCAGCAGACCAAGCACAACTTGCGCTGGGCGCAGGCCGCCATCGTCACGTTGGCCATGATGCTGGTCTCGGCGCTGGTCGCAGGGTTCGTTGCCTGGGTGCAGAGCAATCGCGCCGAGGAGCAGGCAGGGATCGCCACGGCCCGGCTCATGGCTTCTGTCGCCGACACCGGACTGACCACCGATGTTCGCGCGGCCCTGCTGCTGGCCGTCGCGGCATACCGTCTCGACCCGAGCCCGCGCCACCATGCCGCGCTGCTGCGGGCGAATCTGGCCAGTCCAGGCGTCGCCCGGTACGTTGCCGCGCCCGCGGACGTCGCTGTCCTGCGCAGCAGCGCCGACGGCCGAACCGTGGTCGCCGGACTCGCCGACGGGCAGGTGGTGACGTGGGCGCCCGGTGATCCGGCGACGACTCCCGTCGCGGGCTTGCCCGGCCGGATTCGGTCGGTGGCCGTCGCCGCGGACGGCCGGACCGTCATCGCCACCGATGGTGTGTCGACCACGTTGTGGCGCGGGGATTTCGGCCGACGCGATTTCGGCGCGCCGAATCAGCGCAGCGCCGATGTCGTCGCGATCTCCGAGTCCGGGAAGTTCGGCGCGGTCCACCGGAGCCATACCGACGCGGCCGGGAGCTTCGAAGGTGCGGTCGATGTCATCGACGCGCTGTCCGGAGAGGTTGTCTCCTCGCATCCGACCGGCCGAGAGATGCGGAGCATGGTATTTCCCGACGACACGACGTTGCGTCTGCTCGACACCGGCGGCCACGTGCGAGAGATCTCCCTGCGAGACGGGGCTGTCGCGGACATCTCACCCCTGGATGCGGACTACGTTTGCGGTGTCGGACAGAAGGTCGGAGAACTGTCGGCCGACGGGTCCTCGTTCACGTGTGGAGTCATGCCCGGCCTTCCGGTCCCGGTGTTCCGGCTGCGCGCGACCCCGGATGCTCCTCGCCCGGAGGACGGGTACGCCGGTGTCGCCATGCCCAGCCGCTGGTCGCCCGCCGTGCTCAGCCGCACGGGACGCACGGCAGCGGTGCCCAGCGACGGCCGTGGCTTCTATGTAGCCGACGTGACGGCCGGCATCAAACCTCCGGAGCCGCCGCCGCTGATCACCGGCGCCGCCGTAGATTTCGACCGAGCGCTACTGCGGTTCCTCGGAACTTCCGAAACGCGGCTGGTGTCGGCCTCCGGGCCGCTGATCACCCTGTGGGACCTCGAGCAGCGTGACCGCCTGGCGAAATCCATCGCCGTGCCGATCGTCAAAGGATGCAACTCTTGTGAGCCCAGCTTGTCCCTCTCGCCGGACGGGCGCACCGCTGTGATCGAGGGTCAGCACAAGAATCCGGATACAGCCGTGCTGAACAGCGACGTGGTGATCATTCAACAACTCGGACCGGACTCGTCCCAGCAGCACCTCATACCAGGACTGTCCGCCACTCCCGCGTGGCGACCGGACGGCACCGTGCTGGCTCTCGCCGCGAATCCCGTCTCCGGCGCGGAACGTCGCGTACCCGCGCGCAAGCCAGAGGTGTCAACGCCGTTCGAGGTGGCGGTCCTGTCCTCTCCGCCCCCGTATCTACGCGTCCGCGCGGCCGGAGTATCGCCCTCTTCGCCCACCGCGGTGTCGATGGACAGCAGCGGCAGGGTGTACGTGCACAATTTGGCGACCGGCGGTATCGAGACGGAATCCCTGCTGGCAGGCGGCGCGGTCGACTCCGACGAGGCTCAGGAAGCGGTGATCGACGCGACCGGTGAGTGGCTGGCTGTGCGCGATGCCGACCACATCTCGGTCTACGACTCGTCCGAACGGCAGAGTGCGCACGATCTCGAGGGCAAGGACGTGCAAGCGATGCTGTTCGCCGGACCGCATTTGCTGATCCGCAGACAGGACAGTATCGAAATCTGGGATCGGACCGGCTCCATCCGTGAGCGGACGATTCCCTTCCGCGGCACTCGGGGCGCGACCTCGCAGCTTTCCGCCGCGGCGGACGCGGCCGTGGTCGTCGCGACAGACCAGGCAGGCTACTCGATGCTTTTCGCGGCCGACGGCACGAATCTGGGGGAGATAGAGCCCGATTCCGTCTGGCACGTCCAATCCGCTGTCGCCTTGTCCCCTGATGGACGGCGTCTCGTGACGGTAAGCCCCGGTCCCGAATTCTCCGGGGGCGCCGATGGCACGCTGATCGAACGCGACATCTCGCCGGAGGGCTTGATTCGGACCGCTTGCGCGCATGCCGCCACCGATCTCACCGACGCCGAGTGGGACGCCCTGATAGGGATCGCGCGTCCTGCCGAAGCCCGCTGTCCCTGA
- a CDS encoding helix-turn-helix domain-containing protein, giving the protein MQTVAVVAVPPVKAFDLAMPETVLGAAMVDGRPGYRIVVCTAVPGVLPAGLGGFDVVVSRGLEAIEEADTVVVPSTGSRADADVATLTALRRAVAAGKRVTSICSGAFVLAQAGLLSGRTATTHWALADELAANHPDVSVRSDMLFVEDGPITTAAGAAAGIDLCLHLIRADYGATVANAAARAAVVTPVRPGGQAQFVDAPIPAEKGVTLANTRAWALRRLDTPLSLDDLAGHARTSVRTLTRRFHEETGMSPQRWLLLQRLQRARELLESTTLPMDQVARHSGIGSAESLRQHMIRHVGVPPSSYRASFTRSPAHQNTKEKWSAESDLPRATPSS; this is encoded by the coding sequence ATGCAGACTGTCGCCGTCGTCGCGGTTCCCCCGGTCAAGGCTTTCGACCTCGCCATGCCGGAAACGGTGCTCGGCGCGGCCATGGTGGACGGCCGACCCGGCTACCGCATCGTGGTGTGCACGGCCGTGCCCGGCGTACTGCCCGCGGGCCTGGGCGGATTCGACGTGGTGGTCTCCCGCGGCCTGGAAGCGATCGAGGAAGCGGACACCGTCGTCGTGCCGAGCACCGGCAGCCGCGCCGATGCCGACGTCGCCACGCTCACCGCCCTGCGTCGCGCAGTGGCCGCGGGCAAACGCGTCACCTCGATCTGCAGCGGCGCCTTCGTCCTGGCGCAAGCCGGCCTGCTGTCCGGCCGCACCGCCACCACGCATTGGGCCTTGGCCGACGAACTGGCGGCGAACCATCCGGATGTGTCGGTCCGCAGCGACATGCTGTTCGTCGAGGACGGCCCGATCACCACCGCCGCGGGCGCGGCGGCCGGGATCGACCTGTGCCTGCACCTGATCCGCGCCGACTACGGCGCGACGGTGGCGAACGCCGCCGCCCGAGCCGCCGTCGTCACCCCGGTGCGCCCCGGCGGGCAAGCTCAGTTCGTGGACGCGCCCATACCCGCGGAGAAGGGCGTGACCCTGGCCAACACCCGCGCATGGGCGCTGCGACGACTCGACACCCCGTTGTCGCTGGACGACCTGGCCGGACACGCGCGCACCAGCGTCCGAACGCTGACTCGCCGCTTCCACGAGGAGACCGGTATGAGCCCGCAGAGATGGTTGCTGCTCCAGCGCCTGCAACGCGCCAGGGAACTGCTCGAATCCACCACGCTGCCGATGGACCAGGTGGCCAGGCACAGCGGCATCGGCTCGGCGGAGTCGTTGCGCCAGCACATGATTCGACATGTCGGAGTGCCGCCGAGCAGCTATCGCGCGTCCTTCACCCGCTCACCGGCGCACCAGAACACGAAAGAAAAATGGTCCGCTGAGTCCGACCTCCCACGAGCAACCCCTAGCAGCTGA
- a CDS encoding NAD-dependent epimerase: MRSHVIVGRGATASATAKLLAESGDRVRMVSRSGAGPENPSIERVALDAVDTAALAALAEQADTVFNMAMPAYHTWPQTVPPLFGSIRAAAEQVGATYVMLGNLYGYGPADGPLTEQSPLAATGPKGRVRARMWQEAERAHRAGRVRAVEVRAGQFVGAGAASLFSILAEPNIRGGRLALLPQALDLPHAYTAIGDAAAAAVAVARDERAWGRAWHAPTITATVRELAGRFAAAAGAPEPQLAVMSDRELALLAITDPFWGELFETYHMSHATFTVDDSAIRDTFGLKASDPDEVFAEVVRAA; the protein is encoded by the coding sequence ATGCGTTCGCATGTCATCGTCGGTCGCGGAGCTACCGCTTCGGCCACCGCGAAGCTACTCGCCGAGTCAGGCGACCGGGTACGCATGGTCAGTCGCAGTGGCGCGGGCCCCGAGAACCCGAGCATCGAGCGCGTGGCGCTGGACGCGGTCGACACGGCCGCGCTGGCCGCACTCGCCGAGCAAGCCGACACCGTGTTCAACATGGCCATGCCCGCGTATCACACTTGGCCGCAGACCGTTCCGCCGCTGTTCGGGTCCATTCGCGCCGCCGCGGAACAGGTCGGCGCGACTTACGTGATGTTGGGCAACCTGTACGGCTACGGTCCCGCCGACGGCCCGCTCACCGAGCAGTCGCCGCTGGCGGCCACGGGACCGAAAGGCCGAGTGCGTGCCCGGATGTGGCAGGAGGCCGAACGGGCCCACCGCGCGGGTCGCGTGCGCGCCGTCGAAGTGCGGGCCGGGCAATTCGTGGGCGCCGGCGCGGCCTCGCTGTTCTCGATACTGGCCGAGCCGAATATCCGCGGCGGCCGGTTGGCGTTGCTTCCCCAAGCCCTCGACCTGCCCCATGCCTACACCGCGATCGGCGACGCCGCGGCGGCCGCCGTCGCGGTCGCGCGCGACGAACGCGCCTGGGGGCGCGCCTGGCACGCGCCCACCATCACCGCGACCGTGCGCGAGCTGGCCGGACGATTCGCCGCGGCGGCCGGTGCGCCCGAGCCGCAGCTGGCGGTCATGAGCGATCGCGAGCTGGCGCTGCTGGCGATCACCGACCCGTTCTGGGGCGAGCTGTTCGAGACCTACCACATGTCGCACGCGACCTTCACCGTCGACGACTCGGCCATCCGCGACACGTTCGGCTTGAAGGCGTCCGACCCGGACGAGGTGTTCGCGGAGGTCGTGCGCGCCGCTTGA
- a CDS encoding sigma-70 family RNA polymerase sigma factor: MHDEQFLADRFEEHRTHLRSVAYRMLGSLTEADDAVQEAWLRLARTDAAGVGNLGGWLTTVVGRVCLDMLRARKSRHEEPLEAHHLPDPVITSETTPGPEQQALLADSVGLALLIVLESLSPAERLAFVLHDMFAMPYEQIAPIVDRTPQTAKKLASQARRRVRGATPGPDPDLSRQRRVVDAFLAAARGGDFDELLRMLDPDVVLRADAGEAMRVIRGATAVAGQAETFQRMATLCTVNPAVVNGVAGLVNTLDGAPFSIMSFTVVGGRITAIDILADHDRLAHLDLTAVLG; the protein is encoded by the coding sequence GTGCACGATGAGCAGTTCCTGGCCGACCGGTTCGAAGAGCACCGCACACACCTGCGGTCGGTCGCCTACCGGATGCTCGGCTCGCTCACCGAAGCCGACGACGCGGTTCAGGAGGCATGGCTGCGCCTGGCCCGCACCGACGCCGCCGGCGTCGGCAACCTGGGCGGTTGGCTGACCACGGTCGTCGGACGGGTCTGCCTGGACATGCTGCGGGCACGCAAGAGCCGCCACGAGGAACCGTTAGAGGCCCACCACCTACCCGACCCGGTGATCACCAGCGAGACCACGCCCGGCCCGGAACAACAAGCGCTGCTCGCCGATTCGGTGGGACTGGCGCTGCTCATAGTGCTGGAATCGCTGAGCCCGGCCGAGCGACTCGCCTTCGTCCTGCACGACATGTTCGCCATGCCGTACGAACAGATCGCGCCCATCGTGGATCGCACGCCGCAAACCGCCAAGAAGCTGGCCAGCCAGGCGCGGCGCCGGGTCCGAGGCGCGACACCGGGCCCCGACCCGGACCTGTCCCGGCAACGCCGCGTCGTCGATGCCTTCCTCGCCGCCGCACGCGGTGGAGATTTCGACGAACTACTGCGAATGCTCGACCCCGACGTGGTGTTGCGCGCCGACGCCGGCGAGGCGATGCGCGTGATCCGGGGCGCGACAGCCGTCGCCGGGCAAGCCGAAACCTTCCAGCGCATGGCCACCCTGTGCACCGTCAACCCGGCGGTCGTCAACGGCGTCGCCGGACTGGTCAACACCCTCGACGGCGCCCCGTTCTCGATCATGAGCTTCACTGTCGTCGGCGGCCGTATCACCGCCATCGACATCCTCGCCGACCACGACCGACTCGCGCACCTGGACCTGACCGCAGTCCTCGGATAA
- a CDS encoding beta-lactamase family protein: protein MNAIEVHGTVAEGYEQVRAEFATVVAEENGESGAQLAAFVRGRQVVDLWAGAEVTATTLTGLHSSTKGAAGLVMALLIQDGALDVDKPVAHYWPRFAAAGKERITVRDVLVHRAGIIGVDGGCTVAELADEQIIAERLVEQRAYFAPRTVHGYGGFVMYAILGQVVRAVTGSTIQKLFEQRVRAPYGLDVYLGLPEELDHRYLPILPWRATPEMEAAFAANSPNPHSMAGISYNLNARGFTAADVMALPNDTKVRRLGQGSAGGVGSARGLARMYAAATTGVDGRPPLLSLETIATISAVHSSGADLVRGNRAPYTLGFEAKSLLHPFLGVHAFGHTGSAGSDGFADPHSGLTYGYTRHRAAFAFNAPENGRLAAVLHRAVTDTDVASAA, encoded by the coding sequence GTGAACGCGATCGAAGTACACGGCACCGTCGCCGAGGGCTACGAACAGGTGCGTGCCGAGTTCGCCACCGTGGTCGCCGAGGAGAACGGGGAATCGGGCGCGCAACTGGCCGCGTTCGTCCGCGGCCGCCAGGTGGTGGACCTGTGGGCGGGCGCGGAGGTCACCGCGACCACACTCACCGGCCTGCACTCATCTACCAAAGGGGCCGCGGGCCTGGTGATGGCGCTGCTGATCCAGGACGGGGCTCTCGACGTCGACAAGCCGGTCGCCCACTATTGGCCGCGGTTCGCAGCCGCGGGCAAGGAGCGCATCACGGTGCGAGACGTGCTCGTGCACCGAGCCGGGATCATCGGGGTCGACGGTGGTTGCACCGTCGCGGAACTGGCTGACGAGCAGATCATCGCCGAGCGGCTGGTGGAGCAGCGGGCCTACTTCGCGCCGCGCACCGTGCACGGCTACGGCGGGTTCGTCATGTACGCGATCCTGGGTCAGGTGGTGCGCGCGGTCACCGGAAGCACCATTCAGAAACTGTTCGAGCAGCGCGTCCGCGCCCCCTATGGGCTGGACGTATACCTGGGTCTGCCCGAGGAACTGGACCACCGGTACCTGCCGATCCTGCCGTGGCGGGCGACGCCGGAGATGGAAGCGGCCTTCGCCGCGAACTCACCGAACCCGCACAGTATGGCCGGGATCTCCTACAACCTCAACGCGCGCGGCTTCACCGCCGCCGACGTCATGGCGCTGCCCAACGACACGAAAGTGCGCCGCCTCGGGCAGGGTTCGGCCGGCGGCGTCGGCAGTGCGCGCGGCCTGGCGCGGATGTACGCGGCGGCCACCACCGGCGTCGACGGACGGCCACCGCTGTTGTCCCTGGAAACCATCGCCACCATTTCCGCAGTCCATTCCAGCGGCGCGGACTTGGTGCGCGGGAACCGCGCACCCTACACGTTGGGATTCGAGGCCAAGAGCCTGCTGCATCCGTTCCTCGGCGTACACGCCTTCGGGCACACCGGCTCCGCGGGCTCGGACGGATTCGCCGATCCGCACAGCGGTCTCACCTACGGCTACACCCGCCACCGCGCGGCGTTCGCGTTCAACGCACCCGAGAACGGACGGCTGGCCGCCGTCCTGCACCGCGCCGTGACCGACACCGACGTCGCGTCGGCCGCCTGA
- a CDS encoding DoxX family protein has translation MSTHTTSKIRTRGVKLARWVPVAAVLAETAVGAYWDLARISYVRESFDHLGYPMYFATILGVAKTAALAAILTPGHPRTKEWAYAGLVFVYGGAAASHVAAGDGPDKWAMPLFFAVATFAARAWLPQGGSTTAALRALGGSRRRPQYA, from the coding sequence ATGTCCACTCACACCACCTCGAAAATCCGCACCCGCGGCGTGAAACTCGCGCGCTGGGTCCCCGTGGCCGCCGTGCTGGCCGAGACCGCGGTCGGCGCGTACTGGGACCTCGCGCGGATCTCCTATGTCCGTGAGTCGTTCGACCACCTCGGCTACCCCATGTACTTCGCGACCATCCTCGGCGTCGCCAAGACCGCAGCGCTCGCGGCGATCCTCACGCCCGGCCATCCCCGCACCAAGGAATGGGCCTACGCCGGACTGGTCTTCGTCTACGGCGGCGCCGCCGCGTCCCACGTAGCCGCCGGTGACGGCCCGGACAAGTGGGCGATGCCGCTGTTCTTCGCCGTCGCCACCTTCGCCGCGCGCGCCTGGCTGCCGCAGGGCGGCTCCACCACAGCCGCCCTGCGCGCACTCGGCGGCTCCCGACGCCGGCCCCAGTACGCCTGA